The following coding sequences lie in one Capsicum annuum cultivar UCD-10X-F1 chromosome 5, UCD10Xv1.1, whole genome shotgun sequence genomic window:
- the LOC107870532 gene encoding uncharacterized protein LOC107870532, with translation MRSMPVLVKHSGRWTYEKKFEEYVTDAILLSTSATFVELHDVLASHLSVDLTIKRIIVEYQITSNAGQIEIHNDMSLKVFILQKKLIQDMNCLSLYVSILDKDVERNLASSSIYVAERGINYNNLETVINTTNEGALVVCEDTEALDVFEMDPVEVIISDPHHKHVEEDQVYLRKRILKSVMKDYLIREKFQTRSKRSSKKMYTLFCKSKNCEFLMRASGMGETGMFRIREFRPQHTYPVKDKIYPKVYATSMLIADMVKQKFKNHKRKYSTTKIKNDMKEDFGMNLTYTLSWRAKERALEELKGKPSTSYGKLPSYVLNTTYLESHIRMKKIDDNALLYVFIALHTFIKGFDHCRPVVVIDASHLRGMYIGAFVTTYITDGVG, from the exons ATGAGAAGCATGCCAGTCCTTGTGAAGCACTCTGGTCGATGGACGTACGAAAAGAAATTCGAAGAATATGTCactgatgctatactgttgagcacATCAGCAACATTCGTTGAGCTGCACGATGTTTTGGCATCTCACTTAAGTGTGGATTTAACCATCAAACGTATTatagtggaatatcaaatcacttcTAATGCAGGACAGATAGAAATACATAACGATATGAGTTTAAAGGTgtttatattgcagaaaaagctgatacaagacatgaattgtctttcTTTATATGTCAGCATTTTGGATAAAGATGTAGAGAGAAACTTGGCAAGTTCATCTATATATGTTGCAGAAAGAGGAATCAACTATAACAACTTGGAAAcagtgataaatacaacaaatgaaggaGCTTTGGTGGTTTGTGAAGATACAGAAGCATTAGATGTTTTTGAGATGGATCCTGTAGAGGTGATTATCTCAGACCCACATCACAAGCATGTTGAGGAAGACCAGGTTTACTtgagaaaaagaattttgaagtcagtcatgaaggactatttaattagggagaagtttcaaacgcgcagtaaaaggtcaagtaagaaaaT GTATACATTGTTTTGCAAATCAAAAAACTGCGAGTTTTTAATGCGTGCATCAGGAATGGGAGAAACAGGaatgtttagaataagagaattcaGACCTCAACATACATACCCGGtgaaggacaagatctatccAAAGGTGTATGCAACTAGTATGCTGATAGCTGATATGGTTAAacagaaattcaaaaatcataaacgAAAATACAGTAcgacgaaaataaaaaatgacatgaaggaagattTTGGTATGAATTTGACATACACTTTAAGTTGGAGGGCCAAGGAAAGAGCGTTAGAAGAGTTGAAGGGTAAGCCATCAACATCTTATGGGAAACTGCCATCATATGTGCTGAATACTACCTATCTGGAGTctcatataagaatgaagaagatagATGATAATGCGctcttgtatgtatttatcgctCTACATACATTCATTAAAGGATTCGATCATTGTAGACCAGTCGTAGTTATTGATGCTAGTCATCTGAGAGGAATGTATATTGGGGCATTTGTAACAACATATATAACAGACGGAGTAGGTTAG